The segment CCCGCTTTTTCTGCGCTATTTCCATAACAGGACCTACATATTCACTTGGTACCGTAATTGTTGCTTTAACAAACGGTTCACTTATTTCCTGTACTTGTTGCGGATCTGGCATCATTGATGGATTATCCACTACTAGGGACTCTCCGTCTGTCAGTTCAACCTCATAGATAACACTAGGAGCAGTAGTGATTAAATTTATATTAAATTCGCGTTCAATTCGCTCCTGAATGATTTCCATATGCAATAATCCTAAAAATCCACAACGATACCCAAATCCTAATGCTTGTGAGGATTCCGGTTCATATTGGAGTGACGAATCGTTTAACTCCAGCCTTTCCAAAGCCTCTCGCAAAGCATTATAATTGTTTGCATCAACCGGATATAAACCACAGAAAACCATTGGATTTAACCTGCGATATCCCGGTAGAGCTTCTTCTGCTTCTCTATTTACATGGGTAATCGTATCGCCGACACGCGAATCACCGACGTCTTTAATAGATGCTGTTAAATACCCAACATCACCAACGAGTAACTCTTCCTTTTTAATTGGTTGTGGTGAAAACACACCAACTTCGTTAACTTCAAATTCTTTTCCTGTAGCCATCATTTTAATCTTATCGCCGACTTTCACAGAACCATCTTTTATAGAAATATATGCGATGACCCCGCGATAGGAATCGTATAATGAATCAAAAATAAGTGCTTTTAATGGATTATTTTCATTTCCACTAGGCGCAGGAATAACCTCCGTTACCCTCTCAAGTATGTCTTCAATCCCGATGTTCGATTTTGCTGAAGCTAATATGACATCATCTCCATCAATACCGACAATATCCTCCAATTCTTTTTTTACACGCTCCGGTTCTGCGCTTGGAAGATCTATTTTATTAATAACTGGAATTATTTCCAGTTCATTTTCAAGTGCAAGATACACGTTTGCCAATGTTTGTGCTTCGATACCCTGTGCCGCATCTACTACTAATATGACTCCTTCACACGCAGCAAGGCTTCTGGAAACTTCATATGTGAAATCGACATGTCCAGGTGTATCAATTAAATGAAAAATAAATTCCTCGCCGCTATTACTTGTATATTCCAGCTGTACTGCATTTAATTTTATCGTAATTCCTCGTTCACGTTCCAAATCCATTCCATCAAGGAATTGCTCTTTCATTTCACGTTGTGTTAATGCTTTCGTATTTTCTAAAATCCGATCAGCCAGCGTTGATTTACCATGATCAATGTGTGCTATAATCGAAAAGTTCCGTACATTTCTGTCTTGTTTCACCATTAATGATCCTCACTCCTACATGCCTTTTACCACATTATAGATAAAAGCTTCAAATTTATCACACGGCAATACTAGCTTTGATTATAGCAATGCAATCACTTAGATTCAATAAAAAAACAAAAAAAGGCCCTTATCAACATTCTTTGATAAGGGCTTTAACATGGATCAAAAAAACAATTGTGAGACCTGATATAAACCCTGTACAACCAGTTCATAAAAACCTTTCACGAATGTCTCCAAAAAAGAAGCCGCCTTTTGTACGAAATGGACTGGTTCCTGCCTATCCATTACATCTATAGAAGAGGATTCAATTGTCTCTATCTCTTCTTCTTCAATCACAACCGCTTGATCGGATCCTTCTGATTCATCGTTTATAGCGGTATCATCGTTATCCATCCCATACAACATACCTGTTAGAAAAAAAACGGCAAGTAACAAAATAACTATAAATGAGCGAGCCATACATCATACCTCCTATGAGTCTGTATCTACTTCTTCTGCATCCCAATATAACTCACTAAATACCTCTGCCAATGCATCAGCTGATCGGTTTAATTCTTCCATATTGTTTTCAACTCCACCGAACTCCAGTACCAATGAATTTTCCGATAGATCCTGATTAAATACACCGTTCGTTGCAGAGCCTTCTTTCGGATAAACCCCTCTGCTTAGACCGGGGTATTTTTCTTCCAACAGATAATGCAGTTCAGTAGCAAATTCCAGGTTCTTCTCATGTTCAGCATGTTCAGCACCGACAACGATCATAATCCTGGCATATGACTTTCCATTTATTTCTTTTGTTGTTATGTCTCTGGATACAGCATCACGATGCAAATCGAAAACATATTGTATCTCTTCATTAGTGGCAAATGCTTCTTCTACTACATCCCGTGAAGCCTCATATGACTGAGAAAAACTCATTCCTTTTTCACTAAGTTCATTGCTGATATCCGTATCATCAACGTTGGTTCCAATACCCTTCGCTTCTAAAGACTCAGCTAATCGGTCGCTCACTTGCGTTATGTTCACCTCATCGTGAAATGCCTGGTCAGGCTCTGTTACATCAGGTAAATGGGGCAGAAAAGATTCACGGTTATGTGTATTATAAAGAAAAACAACATCTCGTTCGCCAGTGCTTGGTGTGGTCTCATCCTCTTCTTCGGAACCGGAATCCTCTGGATCATTTGATTCTTCTGCTATAACCGCTTCCCTGTCCCTTAAAACTTCTTCTAACGGTGGTGAGGACTCTACAGGGAGGTTTGTATAATTTGTTCCTTCACCGGCGATTAATATCTGGCTATCAAAAATCGAATATCCGGGTAATTCATTTCCAAGTAAACTCCTCGGATCATTTGGTTTGATGCTTGTAGCTATTTGAAAAAGGGTGGTGGATATGTCAGGTAACGTCTCATTATTGGGATAAGCTTGATTAAACGCCCTATTTTCCATTCCTAGTAAAGATAAAAATATGGATCCATCTATATCACTCGTCCACTCAGTAATCGTATTCGACGAGAAGCGATAAGCAGGCTGAATCGTTGTCAATATACCAATGAATATAAATAAAACAACAATACTAATCAGATACATCGCACTTTTTTTATAAATAGGATTGACTCGATTTCGAGCGTGATGATTATTGCTTCCTAAAAGCATGGTTCCACCCTTCCTGAAATCAAAAGATTAATCACTCTTCAATAAACTCTATGATATAATTTCAGGAACTAGAACCAAATATGCATTTCTATAGAATCAATAGAGAACTACAACCATTTATCTTGTATAGTTCGCAAAATTATCAACATCCACCTTCTCGTGTAATGCCGCATTAATTCCGTTTGCAATTACATCCGCCATGTCCTTCATAAAACCATCCACTTCTTTTGGTGTGACCATTAAATTATGCCCAATGGGTGTCAATACTTCGTCTATTAATTTCCTTTTTTCTTCCTCTGATAGACCACCTAGCACCCCAAGGAAGGTTTTTCGTTTTTCCGCGTCGGGCAGATCGTCTTCACTGAATTCCTTATGTCCAAATGATAAACTAGCTGGGGCTAATGATTTGGAAGGTTTATCCTTTTCGTTCATTTCCCTACCAAAATGTTTTAACAGAAAGTCTATCGTATCACTTGTAATCGTTACAGCATCAACAACAGTTGGGACGCCTATTGCCATAACTGGTATTCCTAATGTATCCTGACTTAATTCTTTCCGCTTATTCCCGACCCCTGAGCCTGGATGTATACCTGAATCAGACAGCTGAATTGTTTCATTAATGCGCTCAATGGATCTTGATGCAAGTGCATCAATCGCAATAATAAAATCCGGGTTGAATTTCTCCACAATACCGAAAATAATATCACTTGTTTCAAGCCCTGTTACCCCCATAACACCAGGTGTTACAGCTGCCACGGAACGATATCCTTCAGAAACCGTTTCATGCTCCATTTGAAATAAATGACTTGTTACAAGTATCTTTTCTGCAGACATCGGACCTAATGCATCCGGTGTTACATTCCAATTGCCAAGACCGACGATTAATCCTGTGCTGTCTTTAGGTATATTATTTTTTTCCATTAATTGTTCTAACTCTTTCGCCAGGATTTTTGCTGCTGATTCCTGTCTGTCTGTATCCTGTCGTTTAACACCATCTGCATAAATCGTAATATAAGATCCGGCTTTCTTATTTATTAATTCGCCGCCCTCCTCGTCAATTTCAACATAAGACACTTTTATATTATCTTCCTTACGTTCTTTTACTGTTACACCTTTAATTTGTTTTTCCTGTTCTTCCTTTTTATCGGTTTCTGCATACATATCCCGTGCTTCTATTGCTAAATCCGTTCTAACTTGAGGGATTTTTTTCTCATCTTCCATCATAACTAAACATCCTTTCTTCCAATCCTTAGTAATAGAATTCACATCTTGTTCAAAAACATACAAATCATATGAAACATAAGCTACTTGAAAACATGGCCTTCCTTTGGTAAAATATCTCTTGTTCAGAAGTTATTATTATAAATAAGGATGATAAACTTATGAAAGAATTTATTTTCATCAGGAGGTGAAATCATGGCTAATATAAAATCAGCAATTAAGCGTGTTGATACGAATAATAAAAAGCGCGAAAATAACCAAGCACAAAAATCAGAAATGCGTACACAGATCAAACATGTAGAAAAATTAGTTGCAGCGAATGATATAGAAAACGCTAAACTCGCATTACAAGAAACAACAAAACACATTGATAAAGCTATTCAAAAAGGGGTTATCCATCAAAATAACGGAGATCGTCAAAAATCCCGCCTAGCAAATTTGGTGAATAGCGTTAGCGCATAATAAAAAAACGATCCAGTTATTTGAGGTCACTGAAAAAGTCCAATTGTATTAAATATTAGCCCATCTTTCTTCCGATTTTTGAAGAAAGATGGGCTGATTTATTGTACAATAATAGTAATACATAAAAAATGAGGGATTGGATGATTGAACGTCAACTGTCGATGAATCTGAGTAACTATGCAGGATTATATGATGCCATTATTCCAAAGGATCATTTACTAAGAGAAATCAACGAACTTGTTGACTTTACCTTTATCTATGATGAGTTAAAAGACAAGTATTGCCATGATAACGGCCGGAATGCCGTTCATCCGATTGGTATGTTTAAATATCTTCTTTTAAAAACCATTTATAATCTTTCTGATACTGACTTAGTAGAACGCGCACGCGTGGACATGTCCTTTAAGTATTTCCTGGAGATGGCTCCTGAAGAAGAGGTTATTGATTCAAGCCTATTGACGCATTTTCGCCGTAAACGTTTGGGAGACGAAAACCTCCTTGAACTCTTACTTGGCAAAACAGTTGAAATCGCTGTGGAAAAAGATATCATTCAATCAAAAGCAATCATTGTAGATGCAACACATACGAAGTCAAAATACAATCAACTGACACCACAGGAAATACTTCGCAATCGTTCGAAAAAGGTACGCAAAGAAATCTACTCGATTGATGAGTCCATGAAAGAAAAATTCCCCAAGAAACCCCAATCCGATACGATTGAGGATGAACTTGCCTACACACAAGAACTAGTCGATGTCATTGAGGCGGAACCGGTGCTTCAAGAATATCCCAAAGTGAAAGAACCGTTGAACCTTCTCAAAGAAACAATGGATGATGATGTCAATTTTCTTCAGCACTCTGAAGACCCAGATGCACGTGTAGCACACAAATCCGCGGATTCCAGTTTTTTCGGATATAAAACGCACCTGGCCATGAGTGAAGAGCGTATTATTACGGCAGCTACAGTGACAACTGGCGAGAAAAACGATGGGAAGCAACTTCAAACCTTGATCGAAAAGAGTGAGGAAACGGGAATGTCCATCGATACGATTATTGGGGATGCAGCTTATTCAGATAAGGATAATATCAGATACGCGATAAAAAACGAGCTGGACTTGGTTGCCAAGTTAAATCCAAATGTATCGCACGGTAGTCGTGATAAAGATGATGCGTTTGAATTCAATAAAGATGCGGGGATGTATGTTTGTCCAGCAGGGCATATGGCTACAAGAAAAGCGCGTGTTGGAAAAAAGGGACAGAACAAAAATCAAACACAAACGTACTATTTTGACGTAGAGAAATGTAAACGTTGTCCTCTCCAAGAAGGATGCTATAAACCTGGTGCTAAATCAAAAACCTATTCGGTAAGTATTAAATCAGAAGAGCATCAGAAACAAAGGGAATTTCAAGAGAGTGAGAAATTTAAGGAAAAAGCAAAAGAACGTTATAAGATTGAAGCAAAGAATAGCGAATTGAAACATAGACACGGATATGAGGTTTCCTCATCTTCGGGTCTTGATGGCATGTATTTACAAGGTGCGATGGCAATCTTCACCGTCAACTTAAAAAGAATCCTGAAGCTGATCGAATAAAATGAAGACTGAATACGCCCCCTCGCTTCAAAAAAGCAGCTGTTCCGGAAAAAATAAATCCGGAACAGCTGCTTTTTTGAATGTGGAATCAGTCTAATTTATAAAATTAGACAGTTCTTCAGTGACCTCAGTTATTTGGATCGTTTTTTTATTGCTTAGATGCTTGTACCAATTCATATAATAATAACTCAAATGCTAATTCTTTCTCCATTCCTCCTTTTTTCATCACGGCATCCGTATTCGCTAGCTTATCCATAATATCCTGCAATCTTCTAACAGTGAAATATTTTTCCCTTTTTAGTGCAATTTTAACAACATATGGATGTACACCAAGCTGTTTTTCCATTTGCGGTTGGCTATAGCCTTTTGCTTTCAAAAGCTTTACACGCAACATTATTCGAAACTGAAACGCCAACAGGCCAATCAATGCAATCGGTTCTTCTTTCATTTTCTCAAGATCCTTGTAAACAGCCATCGCTTTATGTAAATTGCGTTCAATAACAGCATCCGCAAGTCTTAGTGAAGATCCATTTGTTGTATGGGAAATTAAATCCTCAGCAATTTCTCTCGTTATCGTTCCATTTTCACCAACAAAGGTAGCCATTTTTGTTAATTCGCTTTCGAGTAGATGCAGATTTGCTGATAATTCTGTATCAAATATTTCATATGCATCATCTGCAATTGTTACATGTAGCTGGCCGGCAAGATTTTTAAGCCACTTTACCACTTCATATTCTTTAATAGGCTCACATATCGCAACAGTTGCATTTTTTTTAAGGACTTTACTTATTTTTTTCCGCTCATCTATTTTTTCATATTGGGCAATTATTATCAGAATAGAATAATCAACTGGCGATTCCAGGTAATGCTTTAATGTATCCAGATCATGTTCGAAGGGAACTTTATCCGGCTTCGACTTTAAAAATCCCGGGTTATTTGCAATAATCAATTTTCTCTCCCCGAATAAGGGATATGTCTCTACATCTGCAATAACTTCCTGTATGGGTGTTTCCTCCAGATCGTAGGTGGATTGATTATCCAGGTCACCGGCTAATACTTCCTTAGTAAGTTGCTTTTTTAGATTCTGTATGAAATAGGATTCAGATCCGTATAGTAAAAAAACCGGGGATATATTCTTCTTTTTCACTTGTTGCAATACTTCCAAATATGTCACATTATCCCCTCCATTTGTGTATATAACCAATATTAAAACGGAACCTGAAGAATAGCAAGGATATTTAGAGGGAAATTTTGACCCAATTTCCCTCTAAAATCTATATAAACGTTTAAAATATAGCCCTAGGAACTACACGTTAAACGATGTTTGTGTTATTTATATTATCCTGTCTAAGTAAAAGTATAGATGTTAAGTCTTTCTAGAAATGCCAGAAGAAAAACGTAAAACAAATTTCATCCAAAAGTGGATTTTTCTTAGCATTTAATTTATACTAGTGTTATATATAGGAGGGATCGATGTGAACGAATTTGAACAAAATCCGCAGTCCAAAAATCATGATGTATCTGATTCGATTAAAGGATTTGCCTTCTCATTTATTTTCTTTATGTTGATTTTTGTTATAGGTGTTGTTGTAAGCGTCGTTGGGCAATAAGATATGAACACCACAACAGAAGATGTTAATGCTAACAAAGAGACTGGATAAATTTATACATACAGTCTCTTTTTGTATTGCGTATGATAACCTATGGCAGATACTTGAAAAATGTTCCTTCCTTATCCTTGAATCGATACTGGACTGCTCCGTCCATGTCTGTGCGTAATAGATCTACTCCTTCCTCTTTTAGTGTTTCCAATACATCCAATGACGGATGGCCATAGGAATTATTTTCTCCTACAGAAATTAGTGCATAATCAGCATTAATATGCGATAAAAATGCCTCATCTGTAGATGTGTCGCTTCCATGATGAGCAACCTTCAATACATCGACAGGCAAGTTTTGATACGTTCGTATGATTTCTTTTTCTTCACTTTTTCCAATATCACCAGCAAAGAGCCAGTATTTACCACCAAATGCCGTATATAAAACAAGGGAATTTTCATTTGCTGAAAAATGATCTTTATATGGTGCAAGTACATAGAATTCCTTTCCATTTACCTCCATTATTTCATTACGACCGGCTTGTTGTATTTGAACTCCATGATTATACCAACTTTCGGCTGTTTCCTGACTAAGTTCATAAAAATTACTAATTATTATTTTCTCAACATCCATTTCCTCGATCATAAATGGAATACTACCAATATGGTCTGTGTCCTCATGGGATAAAAAAACAGCATCTATTTTATTGATTCCTCTTGAATGCAAATACGGCTTAATGATTTGTTTATAAACACTATCTGTTGGTTCCATATCTCCAAATGAGAAGCTGGCACCTGCATCAATAAAAATAACGCCTTGCCGATATGGCAACTCAATAACAAAGGCATCACCTTGACCAATATCGAGCATCGTAACCGTTCCCACTGGGGAAACATATGGTCGAATAGCAGCACACATAATTAAAATCGTTATACAGGAGCCATATATAAATGCTTGCTTTAACTTTTTGTGTTGAAGATTTCTCATGAAGATAAAGAATAAAATGTAATATATTACAGTAATACCAATTGGCAATCCACCAATAATCCAAGGGAAACTCATGTGTGCGTCCACAAATTCAATAAACCCGATCACTATTTTGTTAATAGAAACAAACAAAGCATCAAAAATCACGGTAAAAACCGGTGGCAACGGTGTTAACAGTAATAATATAAACATCAAAGGTATTACAAATAGAGAAAAATATGGAACAACAATCCAATTTAAAAGAACGGATAATGGTTGAAAAGTTGAGAAGTAGGCTAACAAAAGTGGTAAAATCATCATTTGCGAAATAAATCCGATTTGAAAAAT is part of the Virgibacillus sp. NKC19-16 genome and harbors:
- the holA gene encoding DNA polymerase III subunit delta — encoded protein: MTYLEVLQQVKKKNISPVFLLYGSESYFIQNLKKQLTKEVLAGDLDNQSTYDLEETPIQEVIADVETYPLFGERKLIIANNPGFLKSKPDKVPFEHDLDTLKHYLESPVDYSILIIIAQYEKIDERKKISKVLKKNATVAICEPIKEYEVVKWLKNLAGQLHVTIADDAYEIFDTELSANLHLLESELTKMATFVGENGTITREIAEDLISHTTNGSSLRLADAVIERNLHKAMAVYKDLEKMKEEPIALIGLLAFQFRIMLRVKLLKAKGYSQPQMEKQLGVHPYVVKIALKREKYFTVRRLQDIMDKLANTDAVMKKGGMEKELAFELLLYELVQASKQ
- the lepA gene encoding translation elongation factor 4, translating into MVKQDRNVRNFSIIAHIDHGKSTLADRILENTKALTQREMKEQFLDGMDLERERGITIKLNAVQLEYTSNSGEEFIFHLIDTPGHVDFTYEVSRSLAACEGVILVVDAAQGIEAQTLANVYLALENELEIIPVINKIDLPSAEPERVKKELEDIVGIDGDDVILASAKSNIGIEDILERVTEVIPAPSGNENNPLKALIFDSLYDSYRGVIAYISIKDGSVKVGDKIKMMATGKEFEVNEVGVFSPQPIKKEELLVGDVGYLTASIKDVGDSRVGDTITHVNREAEEALPGYRRLNPMVFCGLYPVDANNYNALREALERLELNDSSLQYEPESSQALGFGYRCGFLGLLHMEIIQERIEREFNINLITTAPSVIYEVELTDGESLVVDNPSMMPDPQQVQEISEPFVKATITVPSEYVGPVMEIAQKKRGQFIDMQYLDDIRVNVIYDIPLSEIVYDFFDQLKSHTKGYASFDYELTGYRDSNLVKMDILLNGDTIDALSFIVHRDFAHERGKQIVEKLKKLIPRQQFEVPVQAAIGNKIEARSTIKAVRKDVTAKLYGGDVTRKRKLLEKQKEGKKRMKMVGSVEVPQEAFMAVLKMDDD
- a CDS encoding YqzM family protein, with translation MNEFEQNPQSKNHDVSDSIKGFAFSFIFFMLIFVIGVVVSVVGQ
- a CDS encoding DNA internalization-related competence protein ComEC/Rec2 gives rise to the protein MKGYWHFTAISVAIGILTIVFNNYWFIAGFLLWLFYLYYYERLGKVPIFISLTFFLFFILYIPSIDGVNVKPPPESTQHTGQIIGPVNTTTEKIDFLFQDYESESKTIIVYFPENKDQPPSLEENSTIKYGATCILQGSMEIPEESRNPGQFDYRNYLLTNDIYYQLIVNTLDDIQCEGSTFLHRIYTLRDKLLNQIDSNLSIETAAWLSALVLGDDSRISEDTVELFQRWSLSHILAISGLHVGLVVGLIYFMLIKLNIVTKEKAQWIMIFFLPVYALIAGGEPSVWRASTMVLIFIILSKTKLKFSVTDVLSVVFLLLILFDPYVVYHVGFQLSFIVTFGLILSRKWISDTSTRYMQIFQIGFISQMMILPLLLAYFSTFQPLSVLLNWIVVPYFSLFVIPLMFILLLLTPLPPVFTVIFDALFVSINKIVIGFIEFVDAHMSFPWIIGGLPIGITVIYYILFFIFMRNLQHKKLKQAFIYGSCITILIMCAAIRPYVSPVGTVTMLDIGQGDAFVIELPYRQGVIFIDAGASFSFGDMEPTDSVYKQIIKPYLHSRGINKIDAVFLSHEDTDHIGSIPFMIEEMDVEKIIISNFYELSQETAESWYNHGVQIQQAGRNEIMEVNGKEFYVLAPYKDHFSANENSLVLYTAFGGKYWLFAGDIGKSEEKEIIRTYQNLPVDVLKVAHHGSDTSTDEAFLSHINADYALISVGENNSYGHPSLDVLETLKEEGVDLLRTDMDGAVQYRFKDKEGTFFKYLP
- the spoIIP gene encoding stage II sporulation protein P; this encodes MLLGSNNHHARNRVNPIYKKSAMYLISIVVLFIFIGILTTIQPAYRFSSNTITEWTSDIDGSIFLSLLGMENRAFNQAYPNNETLPDISTTLFQIATSIKPNDPRSLLGNELPGYSIFDSQILIAGEGTNYTNLPVESSPPLEEVLRDREAVIAEESNDPEDSGSEEEDETTPSTGERDVVFLYNTHNRESFLPHLPDVTEPDQAFHDEVNITQVSDRLAESLEAKGIGTNVDDTDISNELSEKGMSFSQSYEASRDVVEEAFATNEEIQYVFDLHRDAVSRDITTKEINGKSYARIMIVVGAEHAEHEKNLEFATELHYLLEEKYPGLSRGVYPKEGSATNGVFNQDLSENSLVLEFGGVENNMEELNRSADALAEVFSELYWDAEEVDTDS
- the rpsT gene encoding 30S ribosomal protein S20, coding for MANIKSAIKRVDTNNKKRENNQAQKSEMRTQIKHVEKLVAANDIENAKLALQETTKHIDKAIQKGVIHQNNGDRQKSRLANLVNSVSA
- a CDS encoding IS1182 family transposase; this translates as MIERQLSMNLSNYAGLYDAIIPKDHLLREINELVDFTFIYDELKDKYCHDNGRNAVHPIGMFKYLLLKTIYNLSDTDLVERARVDMSFKYFLEMAPEEEVIDSSLLTHFRRKRLGDENLLELLLGKTVEIAVEKDIIQSKAIIVDATHTKSKYNQLTPQEILRNRSKKVRKEIYSIDESMKEKFPKKPQSDTIEDELAYTQELVDVIEAEPVLQEYPKVKEPLNLLKETMDDDVNFLQHSEDPDARVAHKSADSSFFGYKTHLAMSEERIITAATVTTGEKNDGKQLQTLIEKSEETGMSIDTIIGDAAYSDKDNIRYAIKNELDLVAKLNPNVSHGSRDKDDAFEFNKDAGMYVCPAGHMATRKARVGKKGQNKNQTQTYYFDVEKCKRCPLQEGCYKPGAKSKTYSVSIKSEEHQKQREFQESEKFKEKAKERYKIEAKNSELKHRHGYEVSSSSGLDGMYLQGAMAIFTVNLKRILKLIE
- the gpr gene encoding GPR endopeptidase → MEDEKKIPQVRTDLAIEARDMYAETDKKEEQEKQIKGVTVKERKEDNIKVSYVEIDEEGGELINKKAGSYITIYADGVKRQDTDRQESAAKILAKELEQLMEKNNIPKDSTGLIVGLGNWNVTPDALGPMSAEKILVTSHLFQMEHETVSEGYRSVAAVTPGVMGVTGLETSDIIFGIVEKFNPDFIIAIDALASRSIERINETIQLSDSGIHPGSGVGNKRKELSQDTLGIPVMAIGVPTVVDAVTITSDTIDFLLKHFGREMNEKDKPSKSLAPASLSFGHKEFSEDDLPDAEKRKTFLGVLGGLSEEEKRKLIDEVLTPIGHNLMVTPKEVDGFMKDMADVIANGINAALHEKVDVDNFANYTR